Part of the Actinomycetota bacterium genome, GAGGTCCTCCACCAGCCGTTGCGCCGTCTCGGAGCTGCTGCGGATTATCTCCACCGCGCGCCCGGCCTGTTCCACGCTGCCTTCATGCATGGGGGCCCGGATCATCTCCCGCAGAGCGTCGCTGGCGGAGATGATGATGGAGATGGGCCCCCGCAGGTCGTGGGAGACGACGTGGGCGTACGCGTCCAGCTCCCGGTTGATGCGCATCAGTTCCTTTTCAGCCAGTTTCTGTTCGGTGATGTCCCGGGTGATGCTGCACATCATGAAACCCTCATAGGTCTGGATGGGAAAGGTCACCGCCTCGATGGTGCGCCGCTGCCCGTCTGGTCGCCATATCTCGTGTTCCCGCTTCTCCCCGAACCAGTCGGCATGGCCGCTCTCCAAGGGTTGCAGCACCAGTTCCCGGAGGCGTTCGTAGGCATGTTCCGTCCTGCGTTCCTCGGGCGCCAGGCTGAACTGCAGGTCCCACAGGTGCTTGCCCAGGGCTTCTCCCCGCGACAGCCCCACTATGTCGGCCTGGGCCTGGTTCCACCCCACGACGATTCCCTCCCTGTCCACCAGCACGATGCCGTCGTGGGACTGCTCGACGATGCTGCGGAACCTGTCCTCGCTTGCGAGCAGGGCCAGTTCCACCTGTTTGGCCTCGGTGATGTCCCGGGCCACGTTGGTGAAGGCGATAATCTTTCCCTCCTTGTCGAACAGGGGCGCGCCGGTAACGCTACCGATGGCGACGGACCCGTCCTTCTTGACGAAACGCAGTTCGTCATTGACCACCTCGCCCCGGAAGAGCCTGGCAATGTCTTCCAGCGTACGCTCGTAGTCGTCGGGGTGGAGGATGCCCAGCTCCATGATGTTACGGCCCACCAGCTCGTCCTCAGCGTAACCGATGAACTCGCAGGCCTTCCGGTTCACCCCGATGAGTACGAACTCGGTATCGTAAGTGTAGATGGCCTCACCGGTGTAGTCATAGATGAGCCGGTAGCGCTCCATGCTCTCCCGGAGGGCTTCCTCCATGCCCTTGCGCTCGGCCACCCTGCCCAGCCTCTCCGCCAGGGCGTCGATGAGGTCCCTCTCCTCCTTCAGGAAAGGCCCTTCGTCACGATCTGGCCTCTGCTCGAGATAGAAGACATCGAGGGACCCCGCCCTCTCTCCGTGGACGAATATCGCCGCCGACTGTCTCCACGGGCTCTCCGCGAAATCCCCGCTGGGATAGTCCTGCCCGAAGAGGCGTATCCTGGCGCGGGCGATATCGACGTGCCGCCAACCGGGCGGTATCACATCGGCGGCTCTGATCAGTATCTCCTCCAGCGTAAGGTCCCGTTGCTCGATGATGTTGGAGATGCCGTAGAGGCACCTCAACTCCTTCATCCTCTCCTCTAGGTCTTCCGAGTACTTGCGCAGGGCCTCTTCCGACTTCTGGCAGCTCTCGGCGAGAGCGGCGCATCGCTCCCTCTCCTCCGCCAGCTCCCTTTCCGCTTCCGCCAGGCGGCGGCGCAATCGGTCAAGCTCTTGCTCCAGCCTTCTCACCCTCCGGTCCTCGCTCGTGGACGCCGCCACTGCTTCCTGCCCGATATGCGGTGCGGCCATCCTTCCCGGTGCTCAAGAACCTTATCACCTATATGATACCCGGTTGGGGTACGCTGTATTTCTGGTAATTTTCCGGTAATATTATTCTTGGATGACTCCGCATGGAGCGCCGCGCGACGGGGAGATGACACGGGAATGAATGACGGAGAGCGGGCCGAACCGGACACCTACTTCAGGTTGCTCATCGACAACACCCTCGACATGATCACCGTCCTGGATGTCGAGGGCCTAGTCGTCTATAACAGCCCCGCGGTCAAGACATATCTCGGCTACGAGCCGGGCGAGCTGAACGGACGTTTCGCCTTCGAACTCATCCACCCCGACGACCGCGAGACCCTCCTCGCATCCTACAGCGACGGCGTCCGCTCCCCCAGCGCGGTGCAGCACTGGGAATACCGCTTCCAGCATAAGAACGGCTCCTGGCGTTTCATTGAATCCATGGGCACGAACCTCCTGGACAACCCGGACGTCAGGGGCGTAGTGGTGACCTCGCGCGACATAACCGACCGCAAGCGCATCGAGGAAGCCCTGAAACGAAGCGAGGAGTATTTCCGCGTGGTGATGGAGAACACCATGGACATCATCATGATCATCGACGCTTCCGCCTCCATCACCTATATCAACAGGTCGTCTAAGAGCATACTCGGATATAATCCCGAGGAGATGCTGGGAAGAAACGCGTTGGACTTCGTACATCCCGAGGACGCGAGCGCTGCGGCGGAGACCGTAGCGGCCGCCGCGAAAGACCCCGGCTTCTCTCCGCTGCGGGAGGTAAGGGCTATACACAAGGACGGTTCCATATGCCACCTGGAGGGCATCGGTAAGAACTTCCTCGACCACCCCGCGGTCGAGGGGATCGTCTTGAGCTTCCGGGACATCAGCGACCGCAAGCGCGCGGAGGGCGAGCTGCGGGAGTCGGAGGAGCTCTACCGCACCCTTGTCACCACGTCGCCTGACGGCATCACTGTCACCGATATGAACGCGGATATCATCTTCGTCTCCCCGCAACTTGTAAAGATGCACGGTTTTGAGCACGCCGAGGAGATGTTGGGGACCAGCGCCCTCGATCTCATCGCTCCCGAGGACAGGGAGAGAGCGACGGGAGAGCTGGCGCAGATGATGCGGTCGGGCTACGCGAGGAACGTCGAGTTGACCCTGCTCAGGAAAGACGGCTCACACTTCCAGGCCGATCTGAGCGCGGCCCTTATCAGGGATGCCGCGGGAGAGCCCCGGAGGATGGTCTCCTACACCAGGGACATATCCGAGCGCAAGAAGATGGATGCGGAGCTGCGTGAACGCAACGAGGAACTGGAGGCGTTCGCCCACACCATCTCCCACGACCTGCTCTCGCCGGTGGCCGTCGTTGAGGGTTACGCGAAGGCCGCCCTGGAGGCGGACGCGGAGGGAAGACCGGAGGCGGAGCGGGAGTGCCTGGAGGCCATAGCCAGGGGGGCGCGGCGCATGAGCGACCTCATCAACTCCCTCCTGCAATACGCGCAGGCCGGGCACATGGACATCAGAGAATCCGATGTGGACCCGGAGGAGGTCCTGCTGGAAGTGCTCATCGACCTAAAGGACGAGGCCCTCAGAAGGGGCGTCGGCATCGAGGTGGCGACTGGCCTGCCCCGCATCGCGGTGGACGCGGTCAAGCTGCGCCAGGTGCTGAGCAACCTCATCTCCAACGCGCTCAAGCACATGGGAGACAACCCGCGTCCCGAGGTGGCCATAGGCGCGACCGTGGACGGCCCCTTTGCCACTTTCTGCGTACGCGATAACGGCATCGGCATACCTCCCGAGCTGCACGAGAGGGTCTTCGAGCCCTTCAAGCATTTTTCCCTCGCCGGTACCCAGGGCCTGGGCATCGGGTTGTCGACGGTAAGGCGTGCCGTCACGGCCTGGGGCGGAAAGGTGTGGGTGCGATCGAGGCCCGGGGAAGGGGCTGCCTTCTTCTTCACCGCCCCCCTTGCGGAATGACCCATGGCAAGCCCTACGCGATGCAGGCGGTTCAACCGCCGATGCTCGGCTGTCGTCCCTTCGCATGCGTGCCAGGCCTTGCCGATCGGAATCGGCCAGGCGACTGGCACCGTCGCACCGCCCTCCGGGCGTCGCTATCGCTCACGCGATGCATTCTGTCGAGCGTTATCATATAATCCTGCAAAAGGTTGCTAGATGTGGAGGTGAGGTGTTTTGTCGGACAAACATGACAGGGCGCTCGCGGCGCTGGAGCTGCGGGAGCCTGACCGCGTGCCCGTTCTGGACCTCATGCTGGAATACACCACCGACAACGCCATACTGGGCAGGAAAGCCCACCCGCTGCACAGGATGATCGCTCTGCCGTTTTCCACGGGGTTCATGGACGCTTTCTTTCCCCGCGTCAAGAGTTTCTCCCTGCTCGACCTTGAGCTTGAGCGCTTTCTTCATCTCGGGGCCGCCGCCGCCGAAAGGATGGATTACGACGCCGCGTGGCTGCCATACTTCCCGGTGCTGCGCTTCAACGACTCCAGAACGATGGTCGACATGTACGGGCGCCTCAACGATGTCGGGATCCACGCCAGCGGCAACCTCGGCAATCCCACTTTCCGTGAAGGCCTCATAGACAGCCCGGAGGCCTGGAGGGCCTGGGATAAGAGGCCCCTGTTGCGCCTGCCCGCCAAGGTCAACGGGGCCTTCTCGCGCCTGTACAAGAAGTACGGCGAGAAGATGTTCATCCTCGGCTTCTGCTCTTACGGCATCTTCGAGAACATCTGGCAGCCCCTGGGTTTCGAGCGTTTCGTGGTGGCTTCCCGCAAAGACAGGGCCTTCCTCGAGCGCATGATCGCCTTCCACACCGACCTCTACTGCGAGCTGGTTGAGGCCATGGCCGACGCCGGCCTGCCGGCCATGGTCTACACCGACGACCTGGCCTATAAGTCGGGGCCGATGCTCAATCCCCGTCTCATCGAGGAGCTGTTCGGCGATTCCCACCGCCGCATCGTGGAGACGGCGCATACCCAGGGGATGAAGATCGTCATCCACTCCTGCGGCAACACCACCGCCCTCCTGGAATATTTCGCCGACTGCGGTTTCGACGCCGTGCACCCCCTGGAGCCCACTGCCGGCATGGAGCTGGCCACCGCCAAGGAGCTGGTGGGCGGACGCATGTGCCTCATCGGCAACCTGGACATCACCCATATCCTGGTCGACGCGAACAGGGACGAGGTCTTCGCCGCGGTGCGTCAGGCCATCGCCGACGCGGGGCAGGGCGGCGGGTATATCCTCGCTCCCGACCACTCCCATCCCGACATATCCGTCGAGAGGCTGCGCTGGATGGTGGAAGCGGCCCGGGAACACGGCCGTTACCCCCTCTCGCCTTAAAGGGGTCGGGTCTTGTTTCTTGGATACAGGGTGATGCCGGTCGATGCAAAGCCGCTGTTCGCAACGGGACTTTCAGAATAACCTCGCTTCACATACCGGGGTATCCAAAATCCAAGACCTGACCCCATAAACGGGTGAGACGATTCGCCCGCAATGCCGTTATTACTCTATGAAGAACCGGTTCCGGACTGTCGGTATATGGTGTTTGCGCGCATACCTGGAACCTTTTGCCGCCTGCCCTCTCTAATATGTCTTTAAACGGCTTACGGGAGATCGAGAGCGAGTGGGTCAAAGATGTCGGAGATAGTGGAATTCGTGACCGGAAGCCAGTTCCTGCTGCCGCTGGCCTTGCTGGCGGGCTCGCTGGCGCTGGGGTTCGCGGCGGAAAAAGTGGTGCTCAAGCTGCTCGAGAAGATCACCGCCAGAACGCAGTGGGATGCGTATGCGGCGATCAGGAGCGGTCTGCGCGGCATGGTCACCCTGCTCTTCGCCGTCGTGGGCCTGTACGGCGCTATCCGCCTCACCGCCCTGAGCCCCGTGGCGCAGGTCTACTACCATAAGGCCCTGGTGGTGCTGATCATCTTCTCGCTCACCGTGGCGGCGGCGAGGGTGACGGCGGGACTGGTCGACCTCTACGTTAGGAAGGCGGAGGGGGTCGTGCCCTCCACCACCATCCTGGGCAATATGTTGCGCATCGTCATCTTCCTCACCGGGCTCGTGGTCATCCTGTCGTACCTGGACATACCCATCGCGCCTATAGTCACCGCCCTGGGGATCGGGGGCTTCGCGGTGGCCCTGGCCTTCCAGGACACACTGTCCAACCTCT contains:
- a CDS encoding uroporphyrinogen decarboxylase family protein; translated protein: MSDKHDRALAALELREPDRVPVLDLMLEYTTDNAILGRKAHPLHRMIALPFSTGFMDAFFPRVKSFSLLDLELERFLHLGAAAAERMDYDAAWLPYFPVLRFNDSRTMVDMYGRLNDVGIHASGNLGNPTFREGLIDSPEAWRAWDKRPLLRLPAKVNGAFSRLYKKYGEKMFILGFCSYGIFENIWQPLGFERFVVASRKDRAFLERMIAFHTDLYCELVEAMADAGLPAMVYTDDLAYKSGPMLNPRLIEELFGDSHRRIVETAHTQGMKIVIHSCGNTTALLEYFADCGFDAVHPLEPTAGMELATAKELVGGRMCLIGNLDITHILVDANRDEVFAAVRQAIADAGQGGGYILAPDHSHPDISVERLRWMVEAAREHGRYPLSP
- a CDS encoding PAS domain-containing sensor histidine kinase — translated: MNDGERAEPDTYFRLLIDNTLDMITVLDVEGLVVYNSPAVKTYLGYEPGELNGRFAFELIHPDDRETLLASYSDGVRSPSAVQHWEYRFQHKNGSWRFIESMGTNLLDNPDVRGVVVTSRDITDRKRIEEALKRSEEYFRVVMENTMDIIMIIDASASITYINRSSKSILGYNPEEMLGRNALDFVHPEDASAAAETVAAAAKDPGFSPLREVRAIHKDGSICHLEGIGKNFLDHPAVEGIVLSFRDISDRKRAEGELRESEELYRTLVTTSPDGITVTDMNADIIFVSPQLVKMHGFEHAEEMLGTSALDLIAPEDRERATGELAQMMRSGYARNVELTLLRKDGSHFQADLSAALIRDAAGEPRRMVSYTRDISERKKMDAELRERNEELEAFAHTISHDLLSPVAVVEGYAKAALEADAEGRPEAERECLEAIARGARRMSDLINSLLQYAQAGHMDIRESDVDPEEVLLEVLIDLKDEALRRGVGIEVATGLPRIAVDAVKLRQVLSNLISNALKHMGDNPRPEVAIGATVDGPFATFCVRDNGIGIPPELHERVFEPFKHFSLAGTQGLGIGLSTVRRAVTAWGGKVWVRSRPGEGAAFFFTAPLAE
- a CDS encoding mechanosensitive ion channel domain-containing protein, with translation MSEIVEFVTGSQFLLPLALLAGSLALGFAAEKVVLKLLEKITARTQWDAYAAIRSGLRGMVTLLFAVVGLYGAIRLTALSPVAQVYYHKALVVLIIFSLTVAAARVTAGLVDLYVRKAEGVVPSTTILGNMLRIVIFLTGLVVILSYLDIPIAPIVTALGIGGFAVALAFQDTLSNLFSGLHILASKLVKPGDFIQLDTGEEGYVEDVTWRNTTIKTLPNNMVVVPNSRLASAIITNFNQPRKEMSVLVEVGVDYSSCLEEVEEVTVEVAREVLREVPGGADRFQPFVRYHDFSEYRVEFTVILRVDEYVDQYLLKHEFIKRLHRRYRERGIVIPLPVRSISFSREREDVFDAS
- a CDS encoding PAS domain S-box protein; amino-acid sequence: MAAPHIGQEAVAASTSEDRRVRRLEQELDRLRRRLAEAERELAEERERCAALAESCQKSEEALRKYSEDLEERMKELRCLYGISNIIEQRDLTLEEILIRAADVIPPGWRHVDIARARIRLFGQDYPSGDFAESPWRQSAAIFVHGERAGSLDVFYLEQRPDRDEGPFLKEERDLIDALAERLGRVAERKGMEEALRESMERYRLIYDYTGEAIYTYDTEFVLIGVNRKACEFIGYAEDELVGRNIMELGILHPDDYERTLEDIARLFRGEVVNDELRFVKKDGSVAIGSVTGAPLFDKEGKIIAFTNVARDITEAKQVELALLASEDRFRSIVEQSHDGIVLVDREGIVVGWNQAQADIVGLSRGEALGKHLWDLQFSLAPEERRTEHAYERLRELVLQPLESGHADWFGEKREHEIWRPDGQRRTIEAVTFPIQTYEGFMMCSITRDITEQKLAEKELMRINRELDAYAHVVSHDLRGPISIIISASDALREMIRAPMHEGSVEQAGRAVEIIRSSSETAQRLVEDLLSLAQAGQRPERPVEVDVGKVVRQVLAERSVSISGKNMRVEVDDDLGHVVADPVHIYQLFSNLVANAVKYNDSPDPRLVIRYRGLGGGVHRYTVEDNGAGIPPEDRERVFLPLVKGRGGGAGVGLAIVKKVVEVYGGTIGIAGGEGARFEITLQDSSIM